GCTCCTTGCCCGGGTCGCCCTGCATGTGCACCTTGATCGGTGTCTGGCACCGCAGGCACGGCTGCTCGTCGCGTCGATAGACCCACATGCGACGACCGCGTCGCAGGTCGCCGGTGGTGGTCTGCTCGGCGCGCTCCTTGTTGTGGTCGAGCATCTGCCTGGCCCGGCGCACCAGCCGCGGCAGGTCGTCGACCTCGCCGACCGGCGTCAGCGGATGCACTCCACTGGTGAAGCACAGCTCGGAGGCATACATGTTGCCGATGCCGGCCAGGCTGGTCTGGTCGAGGAGTGCCTCACCGAGCGGGCGCGACTGGTCCTGACGCAGGCGGCGTAGCGCCTCCTCCTCGTTCCAGTCGGGGCCGAGCAGGTCGGGGCCGAGGTGGCCGACGACGCGCTGCTCCTCGTGCCGAGGCACGAGCTCGACGATGCCGAGGCTGAAGCCGACGACCACGCGCTCGTCGGTGGTGAGTACGACGCGGGCGTCCTTGGCCGGCCGCCGCCAGCGCTGGCCGAGCGTGTAGATCTCCCAGCCGCCCTCCATCTTCAGATGCGTGTGCAGCGTCCAGTCGGCGCCGCCCGTCTCGCCGCCCTGCAGGCGGGTCAGCAGGTGCTTCCCGCGCGAGAGCGTGCAGACGACGCGGGAGCCGCTCAGGTCGGCGGTCGCGAGCTGCGGGACGCGGAAGTCGGAGGCCGTGAGGACGTGGCCGGCAAGCGCGCGATCGAGGGTGCGGGCCGCGCGCCAGACGGTGTCACCCTCTGGCACGGCGCGTCTCCATCAGCCCACCTTACGCCCGCGCGACGCGGTGCTCAGCCGCGAAGCCGTAGCCCCTTCGGCGTCGACACGAATCCGGCATCCTGAAGAGCCGCACGGAGGGGAGTCTGACCGGCCCCGAGCAGCTGGGCGCCGTCGGCCTTCTCGACCGTGAGCCGGCCGAGTGCGCCGCGGCGTACGGCGTCGGCGAGGGCCTGCGTGGCCGGGCCGAGGCGGGTGCCGTCGTCGCCCCAGGTGAGCAGGGTGCGGCCGCCGCGCTCGACGTACAGGGCGAGGTGACCGTCGACCAGCACGACCAGTGCGCCGGCCTTGCGACCCGGTCGGTGGCCGCCGGCCTCGGCGTCACCGACCGGCCACGGCAACGCCGCGCCGAACGGGTTGGCCGGGTCGGTGGCCGCGAGTGCCACGGCAACCGGGGTCGCGTCGGGCGCGACCTCGGAGAAGGTGCGGAGCCGGTCGATGGCGCCGGTGGTGCCGAACTGGGCTGCGCCGAGGCCGCCGACGAAGTAGCCGCGACGGCAGCGGCCGGAGTCCTCGAAGGCACTGAGCACCTTGTAGACCGCGGCGAAGCCACCGGGCAGGCGTTCGCTGACCACCGCTCCGCGGGTGACCACGCCGTGCCGGTCGAGAAGCCGTTCGGCAACGGCATGCGCACGACGCGTCGGGTCGACGTCCAGAGCAGGCAGGGCGGCCCAGCGGCCGGCGGTCTCGGGCGGGCCGGTGCGTCGGGGGAGTGAGCCACGCCCCGTGCGTGGCGGGGGCCGGCGGCTGCGGTGGGTGGTGGTGCCGGCGCGGGTCAGCGCCCGCAGGGGAGTGAGAGTGTCGTTGCTGATGCGACCTGCCCAGACGAGGTCCCACAGCACCTTGCTGAGAGCCCCGTCGTCGGCGCTGGCCACGGCGTCCGCGAGCTGCCGGAAGAACCAGGCGCCGCCAGGAGCGAGCGCGTCGAGCACCGACTGGTGCAGCTCGGCCTGCTGGAACGGCATCGGCTCGGGGAGGGTGACGTCGGCCTGGTCGGCGAGGTGGAGGCTGACCCAGCCGTCGGCGCCGGGCAGCGGACCGTGGCCGGCCCACACGACCTCCCCGGCGGCGGTGAGCTCGTCGAGGTGGGCGGGTTGGTAGTCGCGGACCCGGGCCGGCAGGACCAGTGACTCGAGCGCACTGGCCGGCATGGGTGCTCCGGACAGCTGGTCGATGGCGGCTAGGACGCCGTCCACGCCCCGAAGCCCGCGGCCGACGACGTGCTGCCAGGCCGGCAGGAAGCGACCCAGCGCATCGGGCTCGACTGGCTCGACCTCCTTGCGGAGCAGCGCAAGCGACCGGCGACGAAGCTTGCGCAGCACCTCGGCGTCACACCACTCGGAGCCGGCGCCGGCGGGCCGGAACTCCCCCTCGAGAACGCGACCGCGCGCGGCCAGCCGCTGCAGGGTGTGCCGGGCCACCGCGGCACCCAGACCCAGCCGGGTCGCGACCTCGTCGGTGGTGAACGGGCCGTGGGTGCGCGCGAAGCGGGCCACCAGGTCGCCTACCGGATCGTCGACCGGGTCGGCGAAGACGTCGGGTGTGCCGGCGGGCACGGGCACTCCGAGCGCGTCACGGAGCCGCCCGACGTCCTCGACGATCGCCCAGCGCTGCTGGGCAGCCATCCGGATCTCGACCACCCGCCGGGCGGCGGTCAGCGTGGCCAGCCACTCGTCGACGTCAGCCCCGTCGACGGCACGATCGGTGATCTCGACGGTGGTGAGCGGCCCGAGGAGACGCAGCAGGTCGGTCACGGCCTCGGCGGTCTTCGCCTGCCGGCCCTCGGCCAGCCACTGGAGCTCGGCCTCCACGTCGGCGAGCACCTGCGGGTCCAGCAGCTCGCGCAGCTCGGCCCGGCCGAGCAGCTCGGCGAGCAGGCCCTGGTCGAGGCTGAGCGCGGCCGCCCGGCGTTCGGCGATGGGGGAGTCGCCTTCGTAGACGAACTGGGCGACGTAGCCGAAGAGCAGGCTGCGGGCGTACGGCGACGGCTGCGTGGTGGCCACGTCGGTGACCGTCACCTCGCGCCGGTCGATGCGGCGCATCAGGGCCACCAGGCTGGGCAGGTCGTAGACGTCCTGGAGGCACTCGCGCACCGCTTCGAGGACGATCGGGAAGGACGGGTACTGCGCAGCGACCTCGAGCAGCTGCGCGCTGCGCTGGCGCTGCTGCCACAGCGGGCTGCGACGGCCAGGGTCGCGCCGCGGAAGCAACAACGCCCGGGCGGCACACTCCCGGAAGCGGCTCGCGAACAACGCGCTACCGCCGACCTCCTGGGTCACCAGGTCGTCGATCTCGTCGGGCGCGAAGACGATGATGTCGCCGGGCGGGGCCTCGGCGTCGGTGTCGGGGATGCGCACGACGATGCCGTCGTCGGACGCGACTGCCTGGCCGTCGACGCCGTACCTCTCGCGCAGCCGGGCGTTGATGGCCAGCGCCCAGGGCGCGTGCACCGGCGTGCCGTAGGGGGAGTGGATCACCAGGCGCCAGTCGCCGAGCTCGTCGCGGAAGCGCTCGACGAGCAGCGTGGTGTCGCTGGGCAGGACGGAGGTGGCCTCGGTCTGCTCGGCGAGGTAGCCGACCAGGTTGTCGGCGGCGTAGGCGTCCAGGCCGTGGGCGCGGAGCTCGGCAACTGCCTTGGCGCGCGGCATCGCGCCCAGCTCGCGGGTGAACGCGCCGATCGCCGCACCGAGCTCGGCCGGGCGGCCGAGGGTGTCGCCCGTCCAGAACGGGAGTCGGCCGGGGATGCCCGGCGCTGGGGTGACGAGCACGCGGTCGTGGGTGATGTCCTCGATGCGCCAGCTCGTCGCGCCGAGGGCGAAGATGTCGCCGACGCGGGACTCGTAGACCATCTCCTCGTCGAGCTCACCCACCCGACGGCCGGTGCCCTCGCCGACGAGGAAGACGCCGAAGAGCCCGCGGTCGGGGATCGTGCCGCCGCTGGTCACCGCAAGCCGCTGGGCGCCGGGGCGGCCGGTGAGCTGGCCGGTGACACGGTCCCAGACGATCCGCGGGCGCAGCTCGGCGAACTCGTCGGACGGGTAGCGACCGCTCAACAGGTCGAGCACCGCGTCGTAGGCGGAGCGTGGCAGATGGGTGAACGCGGCGCTGCGGACCGCCAGCTCGAAGAGGTCGTCGACGCCCCAGGCGTCCATCGCCGTCATGGCGACGATCTGCTGGGCGAGCACGTCGAGGGGGTTCGTGGGCACCCGCAGGCTCTCGATCGCGCCTGAGCGCATGCGTTCGACCGTGACCGCGGTGGGGGCGAGGTCGGCGCGGTGCTTGGGGAACAGCACCCCGCGGCTGGTCTCGCCCACCTGGTGCCCCGCGCGGCCGACGCGTTGCAGGGCGCTGGCCACGCTGGGCGGACTCTCGATCTGGATGACCAAGTCTACCGCGCCCATGTCGATGCCGAGCTCGAGGCTGCTGGTGGCGACCACGGCGGGCAGGCGACCACGCTTGAGGTCGTCCTCGATGAGGGCGCGCTGCTCCTTGCTGACCGAGCCGTGGTGGGCCTTGGCGATGACGGCCTCGGCACCGTGCGACTGACCGGACTGGGCCATCATCTGGGCGGGCGGGCCGGTCTGCTGCTCCTGCCGCTCGCCGGCGCGCTCGGCCGCGATCTCGTTGAGCCGGGCCGTCAGCCGCTCGGCCAGCCGCCGGCTGTTAGCGAACACGATGGTCGAGCGGTGCTGCTCGATCAGGTCGACGACGTGCTCCTCGACGTGCGGCCAGATGCTGGCTGCCCGGCCCGGATCGCCCGACTCCTCGTCGTACTCACCGGGTGCGGTCATGTCCTCCACGGGTACGACGACGCGGAGGTCCCAGGCCTTCTGACTCGGTGGGGAGACGATCTCGACCGGTGCGGAGCCGCCGAGGAATCGGGCCACCTCTTCGAGCGGGCGCACGGTGGCCGAGAGACCGATGCGTTGCGCTGGCTTGTCGAGCAACGCGTCGAGACGCTCGAGGCTGAGCGCGAGATGGGCGCCGCGCTTGGACCCGGCGACTGCATGCACCTCGTCGATGACCACCGTCTTGATGCCGCGGAGGGTCTCGCGGGCCTGGCTGGTGAGCATCAGGAACAGCGACTCGGGCGTGGTGATCAGGATGTCCGAAGGCGTGCTGACCAGACGACGTCGATCGGCCGCCGACGTGTCACCCGATCGGAGCCCCACGGTCACGTCGGGCACGCTCGTGCCCAGCCGTGCGGCGGCATGGCCGATGCCGGTGAGGGGCGCCCGGAGGTTGCGCTCGACGTCGACGGCGAGCGCCTTCAGCGGGGAGATGTAGAGCACGCGGGTGCGCCGTGCCTTGTCGGCCGGCCGCTCGCTGGTGAGTAGCTGGTCGATGGACCACAGGAACGCGCTGAGTGTCTTGCCCGACCCGGTCGGCGCGACCACGAGTGCGTGCCGGCCGTGGCTGATCGCCTCCCAGGCACCCTCCTGGGCCGGTGTCGGCGCGGCGAAGGCGGACTCGAACCAGGCCCGGGTCGGGGCGCTGAAACGGTCGAGGGCGGTCACGGGCGTCATCCTCTCCCACACCACCGACATCGGGGCTCTACGGTGGGTCACCGTGACCACTTGGATGGAGGCCGGCCTCTGGGGACTCCTCGCCGGCGGAGCTCTCGTGCTCGGCGCGCTCGTGGCCTGGCTGGTGCGGGTCCCCACCGTCATCGCCTATGCCGTGATGGCCTTCGGTGCAGGCGTGCTCGTCTCCGCGCTGGCCTTCGACCTAGTCGGCAAAGCCGCCGACATCGGTGGAGTGCTGCCCACGGTCATCGGCTTCCTCGGCGGGGCCCTGGCGTACGTCGCGGGCAACGTACTGCTGGCCCGTCGCGGCGCCCAGCACCGCAAGAGGTCGAGTGGGCTCCAACCGGGCGAGGAGGACCAGCAGGGCAGCGGCACGGCGATCGCCCTCGGGGCCCTGCTGGACGGCGTACCCGAGTCAGTCGTGCTCGGCCTCTCGCTGCTCGGCGGGCACGGCGTCGGTGTGCCGGTGCTCGCCGCGATCTTCATCTCCAACCTGCCCGAGGGGTTGTCCAGTACGGCGGGGATGAAGCGCGCCGGGCGCTCACCGGTGTTCGTGTTCGGCGTCTGGATCGGCATCGCGGTCATCAGCGGGCTGGCCGGCGCGATCGGCGTGCTCCTGCTCGAGGGAGCGTCCGACAACACCGTCGCGGCCATCACCGCGGTCGCCGCCGGCGCGATCCTCGCCATGATCGCCGACACGATGATCCCGGAGGCGTTCGAGGAGACCCGGCTGTGGACCGGGCTGATCGCGACGCTGGGGTTCATCACGGCGTTCGCGATCAGTCGGGGGGCGTGAGTCGCGCGACACCACGCCAGCCCCCGGCCAGTGCCACGCCACCAGGTGGAGACGATCACGCCGACGGGTCACGGCTACGTGTCCGGAGCCGCAGGCGCCCGGGCCGCAGCCGTTGCCGCGCCTCGAGCTGGCCCGGGCGGCGTAGGTCAGCCGCGGGCCGCGTCTTCTTCCGGCGAGAGCCAGTCACCGCGGTCTGCATCGAGATCCACGTACGGCGTCAACTCGGCTCCCTGCTCGGCGTACTGCGCTGGCACCTCGAATGCCCACCTGGCGTCGGTGACCACCGTCCGGAGCTGATCGGCCGTCAGCACGGGGGTGTCGCGAGTGACGTCCCACTCGTTGCCGCTGCGGTCGAAGCCGTTGGTGGCCGAGACCACGATGCGCAGTCCTCGCGCATCGGAGAGCAATTCGGCGACCCTGCGCACGTCGTTGCCGGCGGCAGACTCGGCCATGTCGACGTAGGTGCGCAGCAGGTCTCCGCCGGGCAGCCGGGTCACGACACAGTCGCGCATGTAGCCCTGGCACGAGCGGGGCTCGCCCTCCAGGACCGCGACGTCCTGAACGTTCACGCCGACCACTCCCGACCCGACCTGGCCCGCCGGTGCGAATACGAACTCGGCATAGGTGTCCGCCGAGCCGCTGTGCGGCGTTCCCTGGCCGGCGTACGCGTCGAATGTGCCGTCGGCCCGGTCGCCGACCGCGGCCCTCAACAGTGCCGCGGTAGCTCTGCCGTCCAGCGGCACCTGGGTGACCGGTCGCGCGTCCTGCTGGGTAGCCGTCCCCGTGTCGACGGACGGGTCCACCGCCGCATCAGGTCCGGTGCCTGACATCGCGATCGACACGGCAAGGGTGGCGACAACGGCGCAGGCAGCGCCGGACGTGGCGAGAGTCAGCCTCCGGCGACGTCGGATGCCGCGACCTTGGCTGCTGGCGCCGCGGGTCAGGCAGTCAATGTCGACGACGGTGTCGTCAGTGGCGTCGCGCATCATCTCTTCGAGCTTCATGACCGGTCCTCCAGGTCGGGAAATCGGGTGCGGAGCCGAGCCAGGGCGCGCGAGGCGCGGGCCCGGCAGGTCGTCTGCTTGATGTCGAGCAGGTGCGCCGTCTCAGCGACGCTGAGGTCCTCCCAGTAGCGCAGCACCAGCACCGCCCGGTCGTCCGGGCTCAGCTCTGCGAGCGCGGTCAGCAGGTCGAGGCGTTGCGGATGGTCGGTGCCGGGCGCGGCAAGCTCAGGCAGGGAGTCGCTGGGTCGCTCGGTGGAGCTGCGCAGCCGGCGTTGGGACAGGAACGTGCGCAGGAGCGTCGTCCGGGCGTAGCCCAGCGGATTGCTCGACGCCCTCACCCGCCGCCACGAGGCGAAGAGCTTGGCGTACGTCGTCTGGGTCAGGTCCTCGGCCAGGTGGTGGTCGCGGCACAGGAGCACGGCCGTACGCATCAGACGCCCAGCGGTCTCGGCGACGAATGCTTCGAAGTCGTCGGGCGCACCCGAGGGCGAGGCGCGTGACTGCTCCACGATCGCCCTGGCCCCCATGCCTTCCATCGTCTCAACGTCCACACCTTCTTGACGCGTCATGACCTCATTTGCGTGACAGGTTGCGCTGGAGATATCGCGGTGAGGAATGTCGGTGAACTGTTCTAGGGTCTCGACTTGTGACTGAAGCAATGATCTCGGCCCGGGGGCTGCGCAAGTCGTTCGGTGACTTCGAGGCCGTCAAGGGCATCGACGTGGAGGTACGCCGCGGCGAGTCGTTCGGCTTCCTCGGACCCAACGGCGCGGGCAAGTCGAGCACGATGCGCATGGTGGCGGCGGTGTCTCCGATCAGCGGGGGAGAGCTGCGCATCCTCGGCATGGACCCGGCGACCGATGGCCCGACGATCCGCGGCCGGCTGGGTGTCTGCCCGCAGGAGGACACCCTCGACAACGAGCTCAACGTCTTCGACAACCTCTACATCTACGGCCGCTACTTCGGGCTCGGCAAGGTCGAGGTCCGGGCGCGCGCCGAGGAGCTGCTCGAGTTCGTGCAGCTGATCGACAAGCGCAAGTCCAAGGTCGAGGACCTCTCCGGCGGCATGAAGCGCCGGCTCACGATCGCCCGCAGCCTGATCAACTCACCCGACCTGCTGCTGCTCGACGAGCCCACCACCGGCCTCGACCCGCAGGCCCGCCACGTGCTGTGGGACCAGCTGTTCCGGCTCAAGCAGTCGGGCGTGACGATCGTGCTCACCACCCACTACATGGACGAGGCCGAGCAGCTCTGCGACCGCCTCGTCGTGATGGACAAGGGCCTGATCGTGGCCGAGGGCTCGCCGCTCGACCTGATCCGCGACCACTCGACCCGCGAAGTCGCCGAGCTGCGCTTCGCCGTCGGCGAGAACGAGCAGCACGCCGAGAAGGTCGCCGACCTGGGCCGCCTCGAGGTGCTGCCCGACCGTGTCCTCGTCTACAGCCAGGACGGCGAGGAGGTCATCGCCAAGGTGCATGAGCGCGGCCTCCAGCCCGTCGCCGTACTCGTGCGTCGCTCCACCCTCGAAGACGTCTTCCTCGCGCTCACCGGCCGGACGCTGGTCGACTGATGGCGGCGACGAGCGCCACGCCGACGCTTGCCCGTGGCGAGGGCGTCACCCGTCAGTTCGACTACTGGTGGACCGTCTACAAGCGCACGTGGAAGGGCAGCGTCATCAGCTCTTTCGTGTCGCCGATCTTCTACGTGCTGGCGATGGGCGTGCTTCTGGGCGGCTTCATCGACGGCGACCCCGAACAGCTCGAGGGCGCCACGTCGTACCTCGCCTTCATCGTGCCCGGCCTCGTCGCCGCCCACGCCATGCAGACCGCGGTGGGTGAGATGACCTACCCGGTGATGGGCATGATCAAGTGGCAGCGGGTCTACGACTCGATGCTCGCCACGCCGCTGCGGGTGCGCGACCTGGTCGGCGCACACCTGCTGTTCGTGCTGTTCCGGTTGCTCGTGACCTGCGCCGTCTTCATGTTGGTCGTCGCGCCGTTCGGGCTGTTCGAGACGTGGTGGGGTGTGGCGCTCGCCTATCTCGGGCAGGTCCTCGTCGGCATGGCCTTCGCGGCGCTGACGTTCGCGTTCTCCGTACGCCTCAAGTCCGAAGCCGGGTTCGGCGTCTTCTTCCGTCTCGTGGTCTTTCCGCTGTTCCTGTTCTCGGGCGCGTTCTTCCCGATCGCCAACCTCGGTGACTTCGGCGCCTGGGTCGCCCGCCTCACCCCGCTGTGGCACGGCGTCAACCTGTCGCGGATGTTCCTCGTCGACAACGTCGACTGGTCGCTCGCCGCGGTCAACGTCGCGGTGCTGGTGTCGCTCGCGGTCGTCGGTTACCTGTTCGCCGTGACTGGCCTGACGAAGCGGTTGGTGCGCTGATGGCCATCCTGACCCCGGTGCAGGCCACGTCCCTGCTGGTCCAGCGCAACTACATCACCTACAAGGCTTCGTGGAAGCTCTTCCTGACCGGGTTCCTCGAGCCCGTCTTCTACCTGCTCTCCATCGGCATCGGTGTCGGCGCGCTCATCGACACCTTCGAGTTCAACGGCCAGGTCATCCCGTACGCCGAGTTCGTCGCGCCCGGCATGCTGGCCGCGAGCGCGTTCAACGGCGCCCTCATCGACTCGACGTACAACGTTTTCTTCAAGCTCAAGTACGACAAGCTCTACGACCAGATGCTCGCGACGCCCCTTAGCACGTCCGACATCGCGCGCGGCGAGATCGCGTGGGGGCAGCTCCGCGGCGGCACCTACTCCGCAGCGTTCCTGCTGGTGATGCTGGCGATGGATCTCATCAGCTCGTGGTGGGCGGTGCTGGCCCTGCCGGCGGTGCTGCTCATCGGCTTCGCGTTCTCGGCCGTCTGCATGGCGCTGACGACGTGGATGAAGAGCTGGCAGGACTTCGACAAGATCACCCTGGCGCAGCTGCCGCTGTTCCTCTCTCGGCTACGTTCTTCCCGCTCACCGCGTTCCCGGGCTGGCTGCAGTGGGTCGTCGAGTGCACGCCGCTCTACCGCGGTGTCGTGCTCTGCCGGGAGCTCACCACCGGCTCCGTCACCTGGGCGAGCGCGGTGTCGGTCGGCTACCTCGTCGTGATGGGGTTGATCGGCCTCGCCGTCGTGCGCCGCCGCCTCGACAAGCTCCTCCTCACGTAGCCTCGATCCCCCGATGGGGACGCTGGGTTGAGCGTGCCGCAATGCGCGGATGTCCTTGCGTTCTGGGAGATGGGGACTTGCGACGGTCCGAACACCACAACTCGGAATGGCACCTCTGGGCTGCGACTCTCCCAGACTCTTGGTCGGACCTCGGTGGCGTTCGACGATCCGATTCTGGGTGGTGGCTGCGGGTCGGGTCCCGATGCTCGCTTTGGCCGAGGTCTCCTCGTTGGTGGCGGTGGTGGGCAGCCGGCTCATCGGATGGGATCACCGAGCTGGTCGGCCAGGTCGGCGAGATTCTCGGCGTGCAGGTCGAATCGATCCGAGGGTGCTGGCGGGTCGCCGACGGGTCGGGCAACGTAGGCGGTGCGCAGGCCGAGGTTCTGCGCTCCGCGCAGATCCCAGGCGTGGGCAGCGACCATGAGCAGCCGCTCCGGCGGCGCTCCGGACACGGCGACAGCAAGCTTGTAGACGGACGGGGCTGGCTTGTAGGTCCGAGCGTCCTCGGCGGAGAGCGCCTGGTGCCACCGCAGGTCCGCGTGAGCGTTGAGTCCCAGAAGCGCCGTGCGGCTGGCGTTTGAGAGTCCGATCAGCGGAAAACGTTCAGCGAGGCGGGCAAGACCAAGCACGGTGTCGGGCCAGGCCGGCAGGCGTCGGCCCGACAGTGCAAGCGCATCGACGGCGGCAGGGTCGTCGATTCCGGCGGCGTCGGCGACGAGCTTGGCGGCCTCGCTGTCGAGGCCGTCGCTGGCGGTGTAGGGCCGGCTGCCGTCAAGGATGCGTCGTTGCTCGCTGTCAATGTGGCGTTGCCACAGCTGCCACAACTCGTCGACAGCGAGATCGGCAAGCGACGGAGCGAGGTCACGGATACCGGCGCATATCCCGGCGGGTTCGTCGACGAGCGTGCCGAGTACGTCGACCACGACGGCATCGATCTCGCAGGCCAGCATGGGTAAGGTCCTCCCTGGTCGCGTAAGGGCTAAAGTAGGTTGTTGGCTAGAATCTAGCCCGAGGTGGTAAGGGATGCAAACTGCGTTAGACGATTACGCCTGGGCGGCGGGCGTCGCCACCGACCTGATCAACACCACCGCCGAGGTGTGGCGCGGCGACGACCACCTGCCCGACCTGGCCGCCCTCGTAGCGTTCACCGATCGTCACGTCCACCACGCGAGAGACGAACAGGTTCGGAGCGACGGCCCAAGCGAGCTGTACGAACTCGCCCGCCGCGCCCGACCAGCCGACCTGCGGGCGGTCCGCGCGCTACGCATCACGGTGCGTGATCTGATCGATCACCCCGACCGCGGCTACCTCATCGCCGGCGCCAGCGTGCTCACCTCCTCCGCCGGTGGCGCCACCCTCATTCGCGACCCCGCGCACGAGCACCGCACCCGCTGGGCCGTATCGCTTCGCTCCGAGGCAACCGTCTTCGACGCTCTCTCACTCATCTGCGGCGTCGGCCTCCTCGGCGTCGTACACACCCTCGGCGAGGGGCGATTCCGCCCATGCAGCGCGCCCAACTGCCGAGGTGCGTTCATCGACACCACCCGGCCCGGCCGACGCCGTTACTGCATGCCAGGCCTGTGCGGGAACCGCACCAACGTCGCCAACCACCGCGCCCGTCGAGCCGCAGCGCGCGAGCCGGACAGCACAACCCGGTAGACCTCACACAGCACTGACTTGTCCGACCGATCGACAGCGGCTCATGCGGCGCGCTCCCAGCGGCGGCGAAGCGTCTGTCCTACTTGCCTAGAGGCGCAGCTCGTAGAACTCAACGTCGATCCACCGGCCGAACTTCCGCCCGACCTCGCGGAACGTCCCGATCGGCTCGAACCCACACGAGAGGTGCATCTTGATGCTGGGCTCGTTGGGCAGCGCGATGCCCGCGATCACCACGTGCACCCCGGCTCCGCGCATCCGCCCAAGCAACTCGGCGTACAACGCGTGACCGATGCCGCGCCCTTGCGCCGACGGGTCGACGTAGATGGTCGACTCGCGGGTGTGGACGTACGCCGGATTCGGTCGGTACGACGTCGAGTAGGCGTAGCCGACCACGCCGCTCGCCGCGTCGGCAGCCACCAGAGCGAAGTCGCCGGGCGCCCGGCTATCGACGTACGACGCCCAGGCCTGGTCCGATCGCGGCTCGATGTCGAAGGGGGCGTGCCCCTCCTTCGCCTCGCGGCCGTAGATCGCGGACATCGTGGGGATGTCGTCGCGCGTCGCGTCTCGGACGACGAAGGGGTCAGGGAAGTCGGCAGCCATGGGCGCATGCTGCCACTGTCGGAACCCGCTGGTTGAATGGCCGAGTGCCGATCGCCCGTGACACCAAGGACTGGACCTGGGTGCTCGAGCGCCCGTGCCCCGACTGCGGTTTCGCCGCGTCGACGCTGGCGCTCGAAGACCTGCCCGCGCTGCTCCGGGACACCACCGCGACGTGGTCGCAGGTGCTCCGGCTGGCCGACGTGCGCGAGCGGCCTGACGCGTCGACCTGGTCGCCCCTGGAGTACGCCTGCCACGTGCGCGACGTGCACCAGGTCTTCGCCGAGCGGCTCACCCTGATGCTCACCGAGGACGCGCCGGCCTTCGCCAACTGGGACCAGGACGCCACGGCGCTCGAGTCCGACTACGCAGCCCAGGACCCGGCCGAGGTCGACATCGCGCTGATCGAGGCGGCCGGCACGGTCGCCGGCCTCTACGCCACGGTGACCGACGAGACGGCCGGCCGCACCGGCATCCGCAGCGACGGCAGCGAGTTCACCATCACCACGCTGGGGCGCTACCACCTGCACGACATCGTGCATCACCTCCACGACGTCGGCCACGACCCGTTGCGCGCCACGATCCGCGCGTACGACGACCACGCCGCCGCCTACCGCGACGGCACCGCCGTCATGAGCGACGAGCTGCGCGCCGTCATCAAGACGTTCGCCGCGCGCCTCGGGGCCGGCGCACGCGTGCTCGAGATCGGCAGTGGCGGCGGCCGCGACGCCCGCGCGCTCGAGGCGGCCGGGCTGCACGTCCGACGCACCGACATCACCCCCGGCTTCGTCAGGCTGTTGCGCGACGCCGGGCTGCAGGCCAGCGTCGTCGACCCGTTGCACGACGACCTCGGCACTCCCGCGTCGTACGACGGCGTCTGGGCGAGCGCCTGCCTCCTACATGTCGAGCGAGCCGACCTGCCCACCGTGCTGCAGCGGCTGGCCGTCGTCATCCGGGACGGTGGCCTGCTGCACGTCTCGCTCAAGGAGGGTGAGGG
This is a stretch of genomic DNA from Nocardioides sp. InS609-2. It encodes these proteins:
- a CDS encoding DNA-formamidopyrimidine glycosylase family protein → MPEGDTVWRAARTLDRALAGHVLTASDFRVPQLATADLSGSRVVCTLSRGKHLLTRLQGGETGGADWTLHTHLKMEGGWEIYTLGQRWRRPAKDARVVLTTDERVVVGFSLGIVELVPRHEEQRVVGHLGPDLLGPDWNEEEALRRLRQDQSRPLGEALLDQTSLAGIGNMYASELCFTSGVHPLTPVGEVDDLPRLVRRARQMLDHNKERAEQTTTGDLRRGRRMWVYRRDEQPCLRCQTPIKVHMQGDPGKERAKYWCPSCQPAPG
- a CDS encoding ATP-dependent helicase — translated: MTALDRFSAPTRAWFESAFAAPTPAQEGAWEAISHGRHALVVAPTGSGKTLSAFLWSIDQLLTSERPADKARRTRVLYISPLKALAVDVERNLRAPLTGIGHAAARLGTSVPDVTVGLRSGDTSAADRRRLVSTPSDILITTPESLFLMLTSQARETLRGIKTVVIDEVHAVAGSKRGAHLALSLERLDALLDKPAQRIGLSATVRPLEEVARFLGGSAPVEIVSPPSQKAWDLRVVVPVEDMTAPGEYDEESGDPGRAASIWPHVEEHVVDLIEQHRSTIVFANSRRLAERLTARLNEIAAERAGERQEQQTGPPAQMMAQSGQSHGAEAVIAKAHHGSVSKEQRALIEDDLKRGRLPAVVATSSLELGIDMGAVDLVIQIESPPSVASALQRVGRAGHQVGETSRGVLFPKHRADLAPTAVTVERMRSGAIESLRVPTNPLDVLAQQIVAMTAMDAWGVDDLFELAVRSAAFTHLPRSAYDAVLDLLSGRYPSDEFAELRPRIVWDRVTGQLTGRPGAQRLAVTSGGTIPDRGLFGVFLVGEGTGRRVGELDEEMVYESRVGDIFALGATSWRIEDITHDRVLVTPAPGIPGRLPFWTGDTLGRPAELGAAIGAFTRELGAMPRAKAVAELRAHGLDAYAADNLVGYLAEQTEATSVLPSDTTLLVERFRDELGDWRLVIHSPYGTPVHAPWALAINARLRERYGVDGQAVASDDGIVVRIPDTDAEAPPGDIIVFAPDEIDDLVTQEVGGSALFASRFRECAARALLLPRRDPGRRSPLWQQRQRSAQLLEVAAQYPSFPIVLEAVRECLQDVYDLPSLVALMRRIDRREVTVTDVATTQPSPYARSLLFGYVAQFVYEGDSPIAERRAAALSLDQGLLAELLGRAELRELLDPQVLADVEAELQWLAEGRQAKTAEAVTDLLRLLGPLTTVEITDRAVDGADVDEWLATLTAARRVVEIRMAAQQRWAIVEDVGRLRDALGVPVPAGTPDVFADPVDDPVGDLVARFARTHGPFTTDEVATRLGLGAAVARHTLQRLAARGRVLEGEFRPAGAGSEWCDAEVLRKLRRRSLALLRKEVEPVEPDALGRFLPAWQHVVGRGLRGVDGVLAAIDQLSGAPMPASALESLVLPARVRDYQPAHLDELTAAGEVVWAGHGPLPGADGWVSLHLADQADVTLPEPMPFQQAELHQSVLDALAPGGAWFFRQLADAVASADDGALSKVLWDLVWAGRISNDTLTPLRALTRAGTTTHRSRRPPPRTGRGSLPRRTGPPETAGRWAALPALDVDPTRRAHAVAERLLDRHGVVTRGAVVSERLPGGFAAVYKVLSAFEDSGRCRRGYFVGGLGAAQFGTTGAIDRLRTFSEVAPDATPVAVALAATDPANPFGAALPWPVGDAEAGGHRPGRKAGALVVLVDGHLALYVERGGRTLLTWGDDGTRLGPATQALADAVRRGALGRLTVEKADGAQLLGAGQTPLRAALQDAGFVSTPKGLRLRG
- a CDS encoding ZIP family zinc transporter, coding for MTTWMEAGLWGLLAGGALVLGALVAWLVRVPTVIAYAVMAFGAGVLVSALAFDLVGKAADIGGVLPTVIGFLGGALAYVAGNVLLARRGAQHRKRSSGLQPGEEDQQGSGTAIALGALLDGVPESVVLGLSLLGGHGVGVPVLAAIFISNLPEGLSSTAGMKRAGRSPVFVFGVWIGIAVISGLAGAIGVLLLEGASDNTVAAITAVAAGAILAMIADTMIPEAFEETRLWTGLIATLGFITAFAISRGA
- a CDS encoding SigE family RNA polymerase sigma factor, with translation MGARAIVEQSRASPSGAPDDFEAFVAETAGRLMRTAVLLCRDHHLAEDLTQTTYAKLFASWRRVRASSNPLGYARTTLLRTFLSQRRLRSSTERPSDSLPELAAPGTDHPQRLDLLTALAELSPDDRAVLVLRYWEDLSVAETAHLLDIKQTTCRARASRALARLRTRFPDLEDRS